cctttaaaggttcagtgtgtagaattgagtgacatctagtggtgaagtgtcatgctgcagctgaacacccctcacctcaccctccccttccaaacatgatcCTGTGGCAGCCTTGAGTtgtgataaaaactcaaaaggtgtttagtttgtccagtctgggctactgtaaaaaaaaaacatggcggcctccgtagagaggacccgctcccgatgtaaacaaaaagtatttaaattggaacggcccattctagggtaaagaaaacaacaattagtacaattaagatgaaacaaggattattttaaaataaaatgtctgccaATATAtactttcacctaaatcttacacactgggaCCTTTAAAGTAAATTGTCTGTTGATAATATTGATGTCGAGGATATGACGGtgtccagcagatggcagtgACGCAACAGCAGTGACAGCGGCTCGATAAACAGagagcgaagaagaagaagactgcGGGATCTGCCTGCATCATCAGGAAACTCACAGAGCCGGACGGGAGACAGAAAAGATGGCGTTCACATTCGCGGCCTTTTGCTACATGCTCGCCCTGCTGCTCACGGCGGCGCTTATCTTCTTCGCTATCTGGCACGTAAGTACCCGGGCGGGGGGGACCTCGGAGCGGAGCGCGGGCCCCCCGGTTCAGCGGCGCCGGGCACGCGTCGCTGGgggggaggtggtgggaggCTCCGGCCGCGGGCTAACGGGAGGCCGGCGGAGAGGGGCTGCAGATCTCCACGCAGTCTGGATAGGACGCGTTCGCAGGGAACTCCGTGTTCTCTTTTCGAATCCACTCTTTTTTAAGATCTGCCGCGTTCTTCAGAATGAATGGAACACACCCTGCTAGCGGCTAACGGCTAAACGTAGCACCTCAACCACCAAACGCGTTATTTCACTGTATTGTCGCTATCTACTCGCGCTCTTTAGCTTCTAACGAGCCGCTGCGCAGTTACAATAAACCTCCAGTTCCACGACGAGCTAAGTGTTAAGTGACAAGTGTTTGTTGCCAGTCGGCTAGTTAGCAGGCTTAGCTAACAGGCGCTGTCACCCGTTAGCTTgattcctccccccccccccccccccccccccgctagCTCGCAGTTTCTTTAGCTACATTAGCTTTAGCTTCACGGTCAGAACGTCAACATGTTGCTACggaataaaactttaatgtgACGCGTTCACGACTTTAATAGTTTTGATCGTTAACGTTGCTCGGGTGCTTTCGGTTTCTGTGAGTCACGAGACAACACGTGACCCGcttattagaataaaaacaatgcgAAATAATGCAAGAGAAATAAACTCTGAAGTTTAAATACATATAACGAAACGATATGAACACATATTGcacatatttaattttgtaCGTATTCTCTTGTTATTTTCTATAAGTATATTCACTCACTTTAGGTCCtgtctcaatatttactattactAGCTTCTTAATTCACTCTCTCACCTATTTTACTATTTAATGTTGATGTTAAAGTCAATAGCAGATTCCTGACATGTTGAATATCTACTTTATCTAACAGCTAATTTGTCAGTGGTGATTATTCTATTCAGACGATTAACCTAAAACCAAACTGATTAGTAAACAATTAAGTCATTAGCAAAGCAAAACTATGAAACATTGTTTATGTAAAACTTAGTAAACGtgaggatttgttgtttttattccttgtcgatggttttgtctttttatcgGACAAAACAAAGGATGACAGCATCATCTCTCTGTCACTTTTCCATTACACTGTCAAAGTAATGGAAAAGTTTTACAATATCTGGCATATTGAAGATACTTTACACTGACAGTATTCTGCATATATGTTATTACTCTTAGTGTAACACACACGTGTAACGCTGTCAATCGTAAAGTTGTTTATTGCTGCATTCTGCTCCTCTTGTTCCTGCAGATTATAGCTTTTGACGAGCTGAAGACCGACTACAAGAATCCTATAGATCAGTGCAACACTTTAAATCCGGTAAGTGACCCCCACACTACCTGACACACACCCCCGCCCTTGCCTATGTGACTGCATGCAGATTTGCTGTGTCTGACAGAtacttcattttgttttcaggagTTTTTATCCGCCTATCTGTCTTTCTTCAATCATTTCTCTGCACTGTTATGCTAAATAACCTGCCTGTTGTGAATTCAGTGATCTCGTCAGCTGTCAAACTCTAACgcctttttgttgttttgttatttccccccccccccaaaaatctgcttttttttggtttgttttttcttacacTTTTTTTAACGGCATAAAGACAGTTGAAAAGGTCAAAAAGATTAAAAGAGTCAAAATTGCATTAAAGGTTTGTACCAGTCTTTTTTAGAATGCCCGCTCAGTTCGACTCAGTCTTGTCATTTTGCACGGGGAAGTGTTTGCAAACGTCTTTTCAGTTAACTAATCTGAGAGTCAGAGTTCAGCTCGGGATTAGACACCGTGCCACGTGTGCCCCAGGTTCTCTACCGTCCAGTAGATCTTCTTCTTATACTTGTCCTCACTTATCTTACTCGTATTTTTCACTGCTGTGGATTTCAAATCTATTAGTTAATCTTGCTATTTAAGCTATTAAACTGTTTTATAGGCACAGAGGCCACGTTACTCATGAGAAGCATTAGAATATGAAGGAGGTGGATAATAATATTATCTCTTGGATGAAATATTCCTTGTTATTAAGTGTAGCTGTTAACTGAAAAGACTTGCAAATGCTCAAAACATGCATGATCTTTTACAACCTACCCTTTGTTTGCATATACTGTGACTGGAACAGTACATTTCCAGTAAACACAGAAAGTTAGGTAACTGGTCTTGAGTTTACAGTAACATGTCACCAGGCGTATACACTGTCCTGACAGAGActttgtataataatataaagagaAATCTGTAGAGTCGGACtgatttataatataaatatatgagcCTCTATGGTTGCTGAAATGCCTCGAGatgaaaacatgtatttcaCAGAAAcgatacatttatatttacattttatttgttataacGTTTacggttaaactgtaaaacgtcaaacctcaattacactttgtcataagggtttgatacTCGACATCTTGGGGAGAATTTACCctaaaaaatgttaatatttatcTGCCGATATATATCAGCATCAGTTGGTATCAGCCTAAAATCCATTAATCAGATGATTTGATTTTTGTTGCAAAGCTTTTTGAACAGTGGACACTTTCATCTGTGGTTCGAGGTGTCAGAGGAAATAAAGTTTACATTCcagctttaaattaaacatttcttaATATGTCACAATTATCTGTTCGGAggaagctgcagtttgtttcagCAATTAGCAGAAACTAAGCTCCTGTGCACGAGCTCAGCGTTTGGCTCGAGCCTCCATCACCTGGGGTTCAGAGCAGATGGCTGCAGAGTCCCAACACACTCCAGCTCAGCAAAATTTGTCACGACTGATTGGTTGATAATTTCACTAGTAGGAGGAGTTACTTATCCACTCGACAGTTCGATCTGTTCCTTTGACCCCACTGGTCGTTCTGCGTGTCCAACACTCAGGTGGCAATTTTCAATTTTTCCAGCTGTGATCAGTTCTGTATTTGGCAGCACAGTGCAGGATTCCAATACATTCTagctccccccacccccttcctcctcccacaTGCCCTTCACCTTTCCATCTGTGGGCTGTTggtcccccccccgccctcccccCCCAAACTACCCACCCTtctgccctttttttttcaaatgcatgGCTTCCATGTGGTGCCTCCATCTGCCCCCCAGAACCCCGCACCAGTTCAAACTCTGTCAACCCGAGGGGGGGGCTGCTGCATCAACCCTGCTCGTGCTCGCAGCATGGTGTCTCTCCCGTGTGTCGCCCACTCCCCCGCTTGTCAGGGAGCCGGGCAGCCTGTAGGCTCCGCCCCCTCGCTGTAAAAGATGTTGCGGTTTGAGATGCAGAGCGAGATGTTGATGGGTTTTCTCCTCTCACTCGTGGTCAGACTTGATGATGCATGACATAAAGAAACCTTATCCATCTACTTCAAACTGCTAAACTCAACCAGCCGCTCACAGGATTTACTATAGAAGATAATCTGGCTGTAACAGTTCCTCATTACGGTTCCACATCAGATTGGCGATAGTGACTAAacctcactgcagcagctcgtTAAACATCAAATGAGtgaagtgggttttttttctcctcagtttTAACGAGCATTTTCAAACCCTCCGATTTTGGCTCAGGTTGcgtgtctttgttttttcatcctGGTTGTGTTTCACATTTGGTCAAATCAGTGCTGTTGTGTATTTCACCTACAGCACGACACCTTCCTACACATTTAATAATGTGAAGTCCTGAAACGAAGCTCGGCCTGATGGCGTGACCCAAACGCAGAGTTCAGAGTTTAGTCCATGTGTGTTTCACTCTGTGGAGCTGGCTGCAGTTTGTAGAGTTCTGACTCTTTTAAATAgctcaattttcttttttataaaatggCCTCGTTGCCTGTGAGACTGGAACTGGAGGCTGCGTCGTCTTCAGTATTTCGTGAGGACGGCCAAAGAGTTTCTTTTGCTATTAGTCAATAAAACCCACGGTCTGATGAGAACGAGTTGGACTGACTGTTCATCACCTGACGATTCTGACATTTTGTCTAATTTTCTTTGCAGCTGGTTCTTCCAGAGTATCTCatccacttcttcttctgtgtgatgTTCTTCTGTGCGGCCGAGTGGCTCACCCTCTGTCTCAACCTGCCGCTGCTGGCTTATCATGTCTGGAGGTGGGTATCTGAACGAGAGGACTCCATTGTGTTTGGTCCTTCAATACAATTCGGTACCATTAACTCTGTCTTAACAAACATAGAACACAATCTGACTTGATCCCTCTCTGTGGTTTCCCTGTGACGCAGGTATATGAGCAGACCCGTGATGAGCTGCCCAGGACTCTATGACCCAACAACCATCATGAACGCTGACATCCTGGCGTACTGTCAAAAAGAAGGCTGGTGCAAACTGGCTTTCTATCTCCTGTCATTCTTCTACTATCTCTATGGGTACGTATTCACTTGGCTGCAGGCATCTACATCTGTTCAGTACAAAGCCTccttttaaaactgtaaaatggcATTTTGACACAGCTTTAAAGTAGAGTAGCACTCAGAGTTCATACCTtcgtcaaggcccaacagttctagacatcagtcctctaaacattccatcaagatccatcaatgaTTCTCTGGCAGAactgtaaatgttgaaaaaggcaCAAATTCCttgatctgccccctgatccagatctaaCGCTGAAGTCAATAAGTTCTTCCCTCATcgataccacatcctttcaccaattTCTTAGAAATCAGCTCAGTTGTTTtggtgtaatcttgctaacaaatgaacaaactcGCATAGAGGCAAAGACACAACGTCCTTGGTGACTGTAACATTCATTATAAGTTAGATTTAAAGGTGCTGGAAGATAGATTGCTAACTGGTTCCCTTTATTTCCAGCAGTCAcactaagctaagctaactctctcctggctgtagcttcatatttacgGTCACGTTTTGATCGTTTTGTCTCACTCGGCAAGAAATCTTACAGCCACGTTTTTAAGTCTCATTTACGCccattttaataaaaagtataaagaacttgtaaaaaaaacatttcaaacaatccACACTCAGTAACAATCTGTCCCCGTGTCTGATCCGCTCCAACAGGATGATCTATGTGCTGGTGAGCTCTTAAACCGGACGATGAAGGACAAGGACCTGCATGTACAGTAGACGACCAGACACTATGAACTTAGTGCTGCAACACTGGACCTGCTGGAgatcccctcccccccccgctcagCCATACAAGGCGCCATTTCAAGCTGACGAACTCTCCAACCTCCCCACACACAGCGCAGAGTGTCATTTCGGAAACATTTAGCCCGTCTTAAGGGAAAATCATGGTCGAGGCGTTCTTTTCATAGCATTACAGTTTCaaattttatagaaaataaggacaaaaccTCATCCACggacaagttttcttttttttctttttcttttaagggtgtggtgatttttttttgatACTTgggatttaaataaagttttgttttcatcttggTTCCCAGGTGAGAATCTGAGCTGCATTTGCTTTTTTCTGCCGATTTACATTCGGAGCTTTTAACAGCTAATTTCCGCCACGTGATTTCATTGCCATCGCTAAAACAGCAAAGTGCAAACCGGACTCCTGCTCACAGACGGATATGGTCTTGAAATGAACATGAAGGTACAGATATGTACAGCGAGGGCTGACGTGCATTGGGTTATCACTTAGAGAAACGTGTTGCACGGGGACAATCGTCGTCTGGTTGTCACTACATCTGATGAATAGCTTCCATGTTTCAGACCCATCTATCACGTTGAATAATGTAATCCCCGCTGAAAGTATCGGTGAtatgttttaagtgtgaatccAGAGTAGAaagcaacgtgtgtgtgtgcgacctgtgtttgtgtagaatcacccccccccccccccaccccacagctgtggatacatttaaaaaaggctgaCTCAACAGTACTCAACATTTTGATTCTCTTGCTTT
The sequence above is drawn from the Hippoglossus hippoglossus isolate fHipHip1 chromosome 22, fHipHip1.pri, whole genome shotgun sequence genome and encodes:
- the cnih1 gene encoding protein cornichon homolog 1 isoform X1, encoding MAFTFAAFCYMLALLLTAALIFFAIWHIIAFDELKTDYKNPIDQCNTLNPTVEKVKKIKRVKIALKLVLPEYLIHFFFCVMFFCAAEWLTLCLNLPLLAYHVWRYMSRPVMSCPGLYDPTTIMNADILAYCQKEGWCKLAFYLLSFFYYLYGMIYVLVSS
- the cnih1 gene encoding protein cornichon homolog 1 isoform X2, with the translated sequence MAFTFAAFCYMLALLLTAALIFFAIWHIIAFDELKTDYKNPIDQCNTLNPLVLPEYLIHFFFCVMFFCAAEWLTLCLNLPLLAYHVWRYMSRPVMSCPGLYDPTTIMNADILAYCQKEGWCKLAFYLLSFFYYLYGMIYVLVSS